The Bdellovibrionales bacterium genome includes a region encoding these proteins:
- a CDS encoding molybdopterin oxidoreductase, with product MSGESKRSLSAVRYTSSVRMKTVYSIFMFLGVVAFVVTLINDKERAWHSYLVSFFYFLSIALGGLFFAALQHVTKAGWSVNIRRLVESFASYVPYAFGSGLVLLVAGSTHLYEWLHADVVAKDALLQHKSAYLNMPFFVVRFIGFFLLWGLFAKMLVGCSVKQDSNGDESLTHRAAAWSVAFLPVFALSYTFFGFDTLMSLEPHWFSTIYGVYTFAGLFQSTMAATILLILYLSKKGLLRGFVTEDHLHDLGKFLFAFTVFWAYIAFSQYMLIWYANLPEETIFYIPRTENGWLLVSLSLLIFKFIVPFLALLPRWAKRNPAQLMAVSVLILVMQYVDIYWLVYPVFSREEVKFSISEVLVFLGFLGMFLFAVTRFLSKNSVVAYSDPRIQESIHHHVTY from the coding sequence ATGTCAGGTGAAAGTAAAAGGTCTCTATCCGCAGTCAGATACACTTCTTCCGTGCGGATGAAAACTGTGTACTCCATTTTTATGTTTTTGGGTGTTGTGGCCTTTGTTGTAACCTTAATTAACGACAAAGAACGGGCTTGGCATTCCTATCTTGTGAGTTTCTTTTATTTTCTTTCGATAGCTTTGGGGGGTCTTTTTTTTGCGGCTCTCCAGCATGTGACGAAGGCGGGATGGTCGGTGAATATCCGTCGCCTTGTTGAATCATTTGCTTCTTATGTTCCCTACGCCTTTGGTTCTGGATTGGTTTTGTTGGTCGCGGGTTCAACCCATTTGTACGAATGGTTACATGCTGATGTGGTGGCCAAAGATGCATTGCTTCAGCATAAGTCGGCCTATTTAAACATGCCTTTCTTTGTTGTTCGATTTATTGGTTTTTTTCTCTTGTGGGGATTATTTGCCAAAATGTTGGTGGGATGTTCGGTGAAACAGGATTCAAACGGAGACGAGAGCCTGACCCATCGGGCAGCCGCTTGGTCAGTGGCTTTTTTGCCTGTCTTTGCCCTGAGTTACACTTTTTTTGGTTTTGATACTCTCATGAGTCTCGAACCTCACTGGTTTAGCACGATCTATGGAGTGTACACTTTTGCAGGACTTTTTCAGTCAACTATGGCAGCCACGATCTTGCTGATATTGTATCTTTCGAAGAAGGGATTGTTGCGCGGCTTTGTGACCGAGGATCACCTTCATGACCTAGGAAAGTTCCTTTTTGCCTTTACAGTTTTTTGGGCCTATATCGCATTTTCTCAGTATATGCTGATTTGGTATGCCAACTTACCTGAGGAGACTATTTTTTATATTCCTCGCACAGAAAATGGCTGGCTTCTGGTCTCTTTGTCGCTTCTGATTTTTAAATTCATTGTTCCATTTTTGGCTTTATTGCCACGTTGGGCAAAACGCAACCCCGCACAACTGATGGCGGTCAGCGTACTCATTCTGGTCATGCAATATGTGGATATCTATTGGTTGGTTTATCCGGTTTTTTCCAGAGAGGAAGTGAAGTTTTCGATCTCTGAAGTTTTGGTATTTTTAGGTTTCTTGGGGATGTTTCTGTTTGCCGTCACCCGCTTTCTGAGCAAAAATTCGGTGGTGGCTTATTCAGATCCGCGTATTCAGGAATCCATCCATCATCACGTGACCTATTGA
- a CDS encoding TAT-variant-translocated molybdopterin oxidoreductase, with product MDTKKTGSEGNGSPKYWLSLDQWSHDPEFKRQAENEFQSSPIGSEEGQGGWARREFLKVMGASMALSTFGCVRRPVQKIVPYVNRPPEITPGKINYYSSSFADGSMGFGLVVATREGRPIKAEGNPGHPLNKGAMSARSHAHLLALYDPDRAKGPMNKSTSLTWEALDTAVAAELKKGSVGILVGSILSPSTRNLLEEFGRATGAKLYSWDPLAMDSTRKGQKACYGQDVLPHLRIDKAKYILSIDSDFLGTTGQPVEHMRHFAQGRQLGKDMNKLVSFESLMSLTGSNADERYQIRPSQQLDVVMGLIYELVVGSKVSRFAGDGSLKALLEPYAKVSERLSIDGKTFSHVAADLWAHRGQSLVLVGGMTGQTAQQQGLQVAANFLNTLLENDGSTIDAKGWTYTGYQGSSSDLEQLIGDIGSGKVKRLIIHGANPVYAAPKASGFAEAFKKLETSVYVGDRADETGQSCSYLAPGHHEMENWSDMEVVAGVYSIQQPTIEPLNSTRSFQDSLLSWAKGLGISSASLKAETWYDYLREYWKNSIHAQHRSKDIGKLGFEEFWYEVLQVGVFDTTEGSQRHGPRNFDIGALRTAAFKGREVPNFELVLYPTVGLLDGRLANVSWLQEFPDPVTKICWDNYACLSPKDARELKVREGDVLRLIVGEQVLEAPAHIQPGQASGVVGLAVGYGRKGAGRVADGVGVNAYELAGFDNGQTVYSGLDVKLEKTEKCIELANVQGHHSMEGRQIVVEATLDQYLVNPAANIHRHKMMSMWSGFEYKGHKWAMAIDQNVCTGCSACVIACQSENNIPVVGKKYVLKGREMHWLRIDRYFTGQPDDPGVVYQPLPCQHCDNAPCETVCPVAATTHSSEGTNDMIYNRCVGTRYCANNCYYKVRRFNWFDYTQIEAPMHLALNPEVTVRSRGVMEKCTFCIHRIKGAKHQARVEDREFKATDFQVACQQSCPTGAIIFGDMNDPESLVSKRFKEARSYSLLEEFNAAPAVRYQTKVRHADRLKSDSAHGEGHHS from the coding sequence ATGGATACGAAAAAAACCGGTTCTGAAGGAAATGGATCGCCAAAATATTGGCTTAGCCTCGATCAGTGGAGCCATGATCCCGAATTTAAGCGTCAGGCTGAAAACGAATTTCAATCAAGTCCAATTGGGTCTGAAGAGGGACAGGGTGGCTGGGCACGTCGAGAATTTTTGAAGGTTATGGGCGCGAGTATGGCCTTGAGCACTTTCGGATGTGTTCGTCGCCCAGTTCAGAAAATTGTTCCTTATGTCAATCGTCCTCCTGAAATCACTCCTGGAAAAATTAATTATTATTCTTCATCGTTTGCCGATGGTTCAATGGGCTTTGGTTTAGTGGTGGCGACTCGAGAGGGGCGACCAATTAAGGCGGAAGGAAACCCCGGTCACCCCCTCAACAAGGGTGCAATGAGTGCACGCTCTCATGCTCACTTGCTCGCTCTTTACGATCCTGATCGCGCCAAGGGTCCTATGAACAAGTCCACTTCTCTGACTTGGGAGGCTCTTGATACGGCCGTTGCTGCTGAGTTAAAAAAAGGATCGGTAGGCATTCTGGTTGGTTCGATTCTATCTCCTTCGACCAGAAATCTTCTCGAGGAATTCGGGAGGGCCACCGGAGCGAAGCTTTATTCATGGGACCCCTTGGCCATGGATTCGACTCGGAAGGGACAGAAAGCCTGCTACGGTCAGGATGTTTTGCCTCATTTGCGCATTGATAAAGCGAAATATATTTTGTCGATCGATTCTGACTTTTTAGGAACAACAGGTCAGCCAGTTGAACACATGCGCCATTTTGCTCAAGGCCGCCAGTTGGGCAAAGATATGAATAAGCTGGTTAGTTTCGAGTCGCTGATGTCGTTAACTGGCTCAAATGCCGATGAGCGATATCAGATTCGTCCAAGCCAGCAATTAGATGTGGTTATGGGCCTCATCTATGAGTTGGTGGTTGGCTCGAAGGTCTCTCGCTTTGCTGGAGATGGATCCCTTAAGGCACTGCTAGAACCCTACGCAAAAGTCTCAGAACGCTTGTCTATTGATGGAAAAACATTTTCTCATGTGGCGGCAGATCTTTGGGCTCATCGAGGTCAGTCATTGGTTTTGGTTGGAGGCATGACGGGCCAAACGGCTCAGCAGCAGGGACTGCAAGTGGCAGCCAACTTTCTCAACACTCTTTTAGAAAACGATGGCAGCACGATAGATGCAAAGGGCTGGACCTATACGGGATACCAAGGATCATCTTCTGATTTGGAGCAGCTGATTGGTGACATTGGAAGCGGCAAGGTCAAGCGGTTGATCATTCACGGGGCGAATCCCGTTTATGCAGCGCCGAAGGCCTCGGGCTTCGCTGAAGCGTTTAAAAAGCTCGAGACAAGCGTTTATGTGGGAGATCGAGCCGATGAAACGGGTCAGAGTTGCAGCTACTTGGCTCCCGGTCATCATGAGATGGAAAACTGGAGCGATATGGAAGTGGTTGCTGGCGTCTATAGCATTCAACAGCCCACTATTGAGCCCTTGAATAGCACAAGGTCCTTCCAGGATAGCCTTCTTTCTTGGGCGAAGGGTCTTGGTATCAGCTCGGCTTCCTTAAAGGCAGAGACTTGGTATGATTACCTTCGTGAATACTGGAAAAACTCGATTCATGCTCAACATCGCAGCAAAGACATAGGTAAACTTGGCTTTGAGGAGTTTTGGTACGAAGTCTTACAAGTGGGAGTTTTTGATACCACTGAGGGCAGTCAGAGACATGGCCCACGTAACTTTGATATCGGAGCTCTTCGCACTGCCGCCTTTAAGGGACGTGAAGTTCCTAATTTCGAATTGGTTCTCTATCCAACAGTTGGTCTCCTTGATGGACGTCTTGCCAATGTGTCTTGGCTGCAAGAGTTTCCAGACCCTGTCACAAAAATTTGCTGGGATAACTATGCCTGTTTGTCTCCAAAGGACGCTCGTGAACTTAAAGTTCGAGAGGGCGATGTGCTTAGGTTGATTGTTGGAGAGCAAGTCCTTGAAGCTCCAGCACACATTCAGCCAGGACAAGCGAGCGGAGTTGTTGGTTTGGCCGTCGGGTATGGTCGAAAGGGAGCTGGACGTGTGGCCGATGGAGTCGGCGTTAATGCCTATGAACTTGCAGGCTTTGACAACGGACAGACGGTCTATTCGGGACTTGATGTTAAGCTTGAGAAGACTGAAAAGTGCATTGAGCTAGCTAATGTTCAGGGACATCATTCGATGGAAGGTCGTCAAATTGTGGTTGAGGCCACACTCGATCAATACTTGGTGAATCCTGCGGCCAATATTCATAGACACAAAATGATGAGCATGTGGAGTGGTTTTGAATACAAAGGCCATAAGTGGGCCATGGCAATTGATCAAAATGTTTGCACGGGCTGTTCGGCTTGTGTGATTGCCTGCCAATCCGAGAACAATATTCCGGTGGTTGGAAAGAAATATGTCCTGAAGGGTCGTGAAATGCACTGGTTGCGGATTGATCGATACTTTACAGGGCAGCCAGACGATCCAGGAGTTGTTTACCAACCATTACCATGTCAACACTGTGACAATGCTCCTTGCGAAACAGTTTGTCCGGTCGCAGCCACGACTCACTCAAGCGAGGGGACCAATGACATGATTTATAATCGTTGCGTTGGAACAAGATATTGCGCTAACAATTGCTACTACAAGGTCCGTCGCTTCAATTGGTTTGACTACACTCAGATCGAAGCTCCCATGCATTTGGCTTTGAATCCCGAAGTGACAGTTCGATCTCGAGGGGTCATGGAGAAATGTACCTTCTGTATTCATCGTATTAAGGGCGCCAAACATCAGGCGAGAGTTGAAGATCGTGAGTTCAAAGCAACTGATTTCCAAGTCGCCTGCCAGCAGTCCTGTCCGACGGGAGCAATTATTTTTGGTGATATGAATGATCCTGAAAGTTTGGTGAGCAAGCGCTTCAAAGAGGCCCGTAGCTACAGTCTTCTCGAGGAATTCAATGCGGCACCAGCGGTTCGCTATCAGACAAAGGTTCGTCATGCGGATCGATTAAAGTCGGATTCAGCTCACGGGGAAGGTCATCACTCATGA
- the nrfD gene encoding polysulfide reductase NrfD: protein MIKRNQLILGEKTYKTITEDIVSLLERFPPRRYFAALASAKVLFLVYIVAMGATTLYGMGLQGVNSPVGWGVDIITFVFWIGIGHAGTLISAVLFLFRQKWRTSIARTAEAMTVFAVMVAGTFPILHTGRPWLGYWLLPYPNQRGPLWVNFRSPLLWDVFAVSTYATVSMVFWYIGMVPDLATIRDRAKHPVRKLIYGILSLGWRGTARAWNHYEIVYMLLAGLSTPLVLSVHSIVSFDFAVSGLPGWHATIFPPYFVAGAIFSGFGMVVTLMSIIRYLVPTFKDYVTIDHMESMNKIIMATGLMVGYAYGMEFFIAWYGGSPYEGFVFLNRAFGPYGWAYWIMVTCNVLIPQIFWWRKARRTIAIMFVVSIFVNIGMWFERYVIVITSLHRDFLPASWGMHVMTIYDFGALFGSFGMFFTLFLLYLRTLPPIAIAEVKPVLGVGREGGHHA, encoded by the coding sequence ATGATAAAACGCAATCAGCTTATATTGGGCGAAAAGACATATAAAACAATCACCGAGGATATTGTTTCTCTTTTGGAGCGATTTCCTCCTCGGAGATATTTTGCTGCTCTCGCAAGCGCCAAAGTTTTGTTTCTCGTTTATATTGTGGCGATGGGAGCTACAACTTTGTACGGCATGGGCTTACAAGGTGTTAACAGCCCCGTTGGTTGGGGTGTTGATATTATCACCTTCGTGTTTTGGATCGGTATTGGACATGCGGGAACATTGATATCTGCGGTACTATTTTTGTTTCGACAAAAATGGAGAACTTCAATTGCCAGAACAGCCGAAGCGATGACGGTTTTTGCTGTGATGGTTGCTGGAACATTTCCTATTTTACATACCGGTCGTCCTTGGCTTGGTTATTGGCTTCTTCCCTACCCAAATCAGAGAGGTCCTCTTTGGGTTAATTTTCGCTCGCCACTTCTTTGGGACGTTTTTGCCGTATCAACTTACGCAACGGTCTCCATGGTTTTTTGGTACATTGGGATGGTTCCTGATTTGGCCACAATTCGAGACCGGGCAAAGCACCCCGTCAGAAAACTCATATATGGGATTTTATCTCTTGGCTGGCGAGGGACGGCGCGCGCTTGGAATCATTACGAAATAGTGTACATGCTGCTCGCAGGACTGAGCACGCCTCTTGTTCTTTCTGTCCACTCGATCGTTTCTTTTGATTTTGCGGTTTCAGGACTTCCTGGTTGGCACGCGACGATCTTTCCGCCCTACTTTGTGGCCGGAGCTATTTTTTCTGGATTTGGAATGGTTGTCACTCTGATGAGCATTATTCGCTATCTGGTACCTACCTTCAAAGACTACGTTACAATCGATCACATGGAGTCGATGAATAAAATCATTATGGCGACCGGGCTGATGGTTGGTTATGCCTATGGGATGGAATTTTTCATTGCTTGGTATGGCGGCTCTCCGTATGAAGGTTTTGTGTTCTTGAATCGCGCATTTGGTCCTTATGGTTGGGCCTACTGGATCATGGTGACATGCAATGTGCTGATCCCCCAGATTTTTTGGTGGAGAAAAGCAAGGCGAACGATCGCGATTATGTTTGTTGTTTCAATTTTCGTGAATATTGGAATGTGGTTTGAACGATATGTTATCGTGATCACATCACTTCATCGGGATTTCTTGCCTGCCAGCTGGGGTATGCACGTGATGACCATCTACGACTTCGGTGCCTTGTTTGGTAGTTTTGGGATGTTTTTTACTCTGTTCTTACTCTATTTACGGACATTGCCTCCCATAGCGATAGCTGAGGTCAAACCGGTGCTTGGGGTGGGTCGAGAGGGAGGACACCATGCTTAA
- a CDS encoding DUF3341 domain-containing protein, protein MLKTIESLVYAWQYKGKKGVAGIWLDEHQLVRAVAKVREAGFRKFDAISPFPLHGIDEAAGISRSYIPWITLVFGILGCAFGVWFTWWTSVVDWAINIGGKPMWSLAAFIPVIFETTILFAALSSVGAMILINGLPKVNPPVIDPDLSCSKFAIFIPEDDLGFDVTQIEKLFNDLGASEVKRTEF, encoded by the coding sequence ATGCTTAAAACAATAGAGTCTTTAGTGTACGCTTGGCAGTATAAGGGCAAAAAGGGTGTTGCGGGAATTTGGTTGGATGAGCACCAACTGGTTCGTGCGGTTGCAAAGGTGAGAGAAGCTGGCTTTAGAAAATTTGATGCAATCAGTCCATTTCCCTTGCATGGTATTGATGAAGCTGCTGGTATTTCACGGTCCTACATTCCTTGGATCACTTTGGTATTTGGTATCTTGGGCTGCGCCTTTGGCGTTTGGTTCACATGGTGGACCTCAGTCGTTGATTGGGCAATTAATATTGGTGGCAAACCAATGTGGTCCCTTGCTGCATTTATCCCTGTGATTTTTGAGACGACCATTTTGTTTGCGGCTCTGAGCTCGGTTGGAGCCATGATTTTAATAAATGGACTGCCTAAAGTGAATCCTCCCGTTATTGATCCTGACCTCAGCTGTTCAAAGTTCGCCATATTTATTCCGGAAGATGACCTGGGTTTTGATGTGACACAGATTGAAAAGCTTTTTAATGATCTCGGCGCGTCCGAAGTAAAAAGAACGGAGTTCTAA
- a CDS encoding cytochrome c: MKQKVLSLASFIAFLGLVSCNAGKNQTNIELVQQMMDQSSVKFQDWDPAVKGNLAMRVPPKNTIPRGYKPYAYKGDPEGAEKNLKNPLTADFSKGTLELGKKKFDIYCSVCHGSLGAGDGPVAEKMLLRPPSLLSDKVKVFSDGRIFHIVTDGQGVMGSYLTQIQDEKARWSLVNYVRTLQKRSAAN, translated from the coding sequence ATGAAGCAGAAGGTATTGAGTCTCGCTTCATTCATTGCATTTCTGGGATTGGTTTCCTGCAATGCTGGAAAAAATCAGACAAACATCGAATTGGTACAGCAGATGATGGACCAAAGCTCAGTTAAGTTTCAAGATTGGGATCCGGCGGTAAAGGGAAATCTTGCGATGCGTGTTCCTCCCAAAAACACAATTCCGCGAGGCTATAAGCCTTATGCTTATAAGGGAGACCCTGAAGGGGCAGAGAAAAATCTAAAGAATCCCCTGACAGCAGATTTTTCAAAAGGAACATTGGAACTAGGTAAAAAGAAATTTGATATTTACTGCTCGGTTTGTCACGGATCTTTGGGCGCTGGCGATGGTCCGGTTGCAGAGAAGATGCTTTTGCGCCCACCAAGCCTTTTGTCTGACAAGGTAAAAGTATTTTCAGATGGGCGCATCTTTCATATTGTGACGGATGGACAAGGCGTGATGGGGAGTTATCTGACCCAGATTCAGGACGAGAAGGCTCGTTGGTCTTTGGTCAACTACGTCAGGACTTTGCAGAAACGTTCGGCTGCTAATTGA